A stretch of Desulfotalea psychrophila LSv54 DNA encodes these proteins:
- a CDS encoding DarP family protein, with translation MTEYISKSERKRRFRHEELAAEELTKLSAKQLALLPAEQEVKDVIVSCRKLKGGALNREIKHLAKVMRGGDIDALFSFLEDRKGSSLKTDRLLREAERLRDTIINEAVDDQHDCLRKGMLWGEDWPSNEIEVLAKRLSWVNANDIRRATYLYVRTKKHTHYKELYKIIRAALEREEMTKKRAA, from the coding sequence ATGACAGAGTATATAAGCAAATCGGAACGTAAACGACGATTCCGCCACGAAGAGCTAGCCGCTGAAGAACTTACTAAGTTATCGGCCAAACAACTCGCCCTCCTGCCTGCTGAGCAGGAGGTGAAGGACGTGATTGTCTCCTGTCGCAAACTCAAAGGCGGCGCCCTTAATCGTGAAATAAAGCATTTGGCTAAGGTAATGCGTGGAGGTGATATTGACGCACTTTTTAGCTTTTTGGAAGATCGTAAGGGCTCCTCGCTTAAAACAGATCGTCTTCTTCGTGAGGCAGAGCGTTTGCGTGATACCATTATAAATGAGGCGGTTGACGATCAACATGACTGTCTGCGTAAGGGTATGCTGTGGGGAGAAGATTGGCCTTCCAATGAGATTGAGGTGCTTGCCAAACGTCTGTCGTGGGTGAATGCCAATGATATACGTAGAGCTACCTACCTGTACGTTCGTACCAAGAAACATACCCACTATAAAGAGCTGTATAAGATAATAAGAGCCGCGCTTGAACGGGAAGAGATGACAAAGAAAAGAGCTGCTTAA